The stretch of DNA ACGATGTGGCCGTAATCCTTTCCCGCATTCATGCTCTGCCCCGCCGCGAGGGCGATGACTACGACCTGCCCTACAAGCTGCCCAGTCTGTTGCAACAGGCAGGCGTGCGGTTTTGCCTTGATTATGAAGGCGACCAAGAAACCTCGGGCTCCCGCAACCTGGCTTTCATTGCCGGTACCGCGGCGGGCCACGGCCTCACCAAAGAGCAGGCTCTTACGGCTATTACCCTTAGCCCCGCGCGTATCCTGGGTCTTGATAAGGACTATGGCTCCCTGGAGGCCGGCAAAAGCGCCACGCTGGTAGTTAGCCGTGGCGACCTGCTGGACATGCGCACCAACGACGTGACCCAGGCCTACATTGATGGGCGCGCCTTTAACCTCAACAACAAGCAAACCTACCTGCGCGATAAGTTTAAGGCTAAGTACGGCCAGCGCTAGGCCAAGTAGTTGGCCAAGAAAGAAGGAGCGCTTACGGAGAAGATCTGTGGGCGCTCCTTTTTCCTTATTGACTGCATTGAGATAGAACTTTGTTGAATACAACGGGGTTAGGGGACAAATGCTGGAATATATAATATTCTGCATTCTTGGTGCCCTTGGGGAAAACAGTAACTTTCTACCTAACCAGAGCAGCAAAAGCGCATTACCAGCCTGTTGAGGCCCATTGTTCAGATTACAGGCAGCGCTTGAGAGGTACAAAATGTTCGGGTTTCAGCCGCCTATGACTACACCTATGCCCACTTCTAATCAAATTCCGCTGTTGCTTGTTGACGACCACCCAGTAGTGGTGGAAGGACTGAAGGCATTGCTACGCTCTGAAGTAGATTTGCCGGTAGCCGCCCAAGCCAACAGTGGCGACGAGGCCCTGCAGGTATTAGCGGAGCACCCTGAGATTCGGGTGGCCGTTCTTGACCTGAACATGCCCGGTATGACGGGCGTAGAACTGGCCTACACCATCCGCCAGACCTATCCCCAAATTAGAATTCTGATTCTGAGTATGTTCCACGACCATGCCTCGGTGGCCGAGGTGCTGGAAGTTGGCTGCGCGGGGTATGTGCTCAAAACGGCCTCGAAAGCTGAGCTATCAGGGGCCATTAGGGAAGTGGCAGCGGGCCGCACTTATTTCAGCAGCGAAGTAGCCGCCACGGTATTGCAAAACATTCAAATTCCGGCCTCACGAGAGCAGATGAAGGAGGCTCGGGCCTCGGAGCTAACCAACCGGGAGCGAGAAATACTGCAGCTAATTGCCCGTGAGTATTCAAACTCACACATTGCCGAGACCTTGTTTATAAGTGAGCGCACGGTAGAAACCCACCGGAAGAATATTCTCACAAAAACGAATTCGAAGTCTGTGGTAGGCCTCATTCAGTATGCCCTGCGTAACCGGTTGATTTCTTAAGCACGCACAGCGTGAAGTATAATCATACCAGCATATCAAGCGAGCAACCCAGTAAGTAGCCGGCACCACTAAACCCTACCTGATGGAGTTGGGCTGCGAAATTAGACCGGTAAAATTGCCTGCATAAACGACGAACACCCGCAAGCAGCTGTTAGGCCTGTTTGTGGGTGTTACTTTTTGTGCGCTTTCGAAAAGTAGGATAATTCTATAGTATATATGGCTGTAATGATATATGCGTAAACCGCCATAGCTTGATAGAGGATGTAATTTCAGTTAATTGATAGGCAAATACCTGAAAAATAGAAGAATAACTATTCAAATAATCCGGGTGAAAAGCGTCTGATAGTGAGCCTAACTCTATCCGTGCTGGCACGGAGACGAAAATACGGGTTGCTACGGATTTACATTATGCGGTGAAAGAGTATACCTTAGCATCGTTCAATCAAATGCAAGTATCCTCCTACTAAATGGACTTGTCTTGGTTCAACTTCCACTGAAAACACGCTTTCTAGTCAGCTCTTTTAACTACTAACCGTATCACACCATGGCTTCTAAAATCCTGTCTTTCATCTGTCACGTTCCCGCCAGCATGCCCGGTGCTTACCCTTCCATGCCTGCCTCCACCTCTGCAAGCCGCAATGCCGACCGTAAAGCAGAACCCAAGTCTGCTGGTGGTCATTTTACCGCTATCTATGAGAATGAGCGCTTCGTGCGTTTCAAGTATATCAACAACGCTAGCTAATCTGCTTATTGATAGAACACTACAAAGACATTATTACTTATCAGGCGCCGCTTTTTCCTTGGGTGAAAAAGCGGCGCTTTCGTGTGCTTAGCCGGCTGTGGTGTAGATTTCGGCTAACTTGCGCTTATGTCCATCCGTTCAGCGTGCATGACAAACACCCTCACTCGCTTATTGCTGCCTTTGCTGGCAGTGTGGTTGATTACCTTCTCAGCCGCTGGTCAGGCGGCTTTCGTGCCCGATGCATCCGCTTGGTACGGGCTAATTCCCCGGAGTAGCGGCCGTTCCCTGGATATTGCCAACTCCTCAACTGAAGCGGGAGCGGCGGCGGTGCAGTGGGAGTTTACTCATTCTAATAGTCAGCAGTGGCGTTTTGTACCCGCTGCCACCGGCAGCGACTTCTACCGGATTGAGGCCCGCCACAGTGGCAAGTGCCTTACCTTGGAAAGCCCCGACGAAAATGCCCCGCTGGTGCAGCGCCCCTGGACCGGCAGTTTCTACCAGCAATGGAAGTTAATTCCTTCGGGCCCCTTGGGCAGCTTCATGCTGGTGAGCCGTGGCAATGATAAGTGCGTGGCCCTGGCAGCCGCCGATAAATTCAACGGTACGCCTATCGTAGGCCAGCGCGTTCTCAACCGGGCTTCGCAGCAGTGGAAGCTATTTAAGCTTCGCCTGAACGTAGACGCCAGCAAGCCTGGCTTTGGCCAGCCCGAGCCCCTGATGAGCCTGAACACGCCCGGAGGCAACGAGCTTCAGCCCGTGCCCACCCCCGATGGCAAGACCCTCTATTTTGTAAGGACGCGCTACGCCGGCAATACCGAAGGGGTGGCCGAATCAGGCGACATCTGGGTAAGCACCGCCCCGGCAGCTAACTCTAACTGGGCTCCTGCCACCCGCCTCGATGCTCTGAATACCCCTCAGCACAATGGCGTAATGGCCGTAGTGGGGGCCAGCGGGGAATCGCTGCTGGTGCGCGGGCGCTATGAGCGCGACGGCAGCTACCGCGATGAAAGTGCCAGCAAAGTAGCCCGGAACCTGCAGGGTAAGAATGTGCGCCCGGCGGCTCTCATCATTCCTAACTACTACTCCGCGGGGCCCGCCACCTCGTTTTACATGACCCCCGATGAGCAGTTCCTGCTCCTTTCACTAGAGCGCGGCGATTCGCAGGGGGGCAACGACCTATACCTCTGCCGCCCCACCGGCGACGGCATTTGGAGTGAGCCCATGAGCTTGGGCAACGTAGTAAACTCACCGGGCTATGACTTTGCGCCCTGGCTTTCGGCTGATACCAAAACCCTGTACTTCAGCTCCTACGGCCATGCGGGCTTCGGCAACGCCGATATTTTCGTGAGTGAGCGGCTCGATGACTCCTGGACGCGGTGGTCGGAGCCGCGCAACGTGGGTGCGCCGCTGAATGGCCCGGGCTTCGATGCCTACCTGGCTCTCTCCGCCGATGGCAAGCAGGCCTTCTACGCCTCAGCACCCACCCCCAATAGCCCCGCCGACCTGTTCCGGACGGCGGCGAGCGTAGCTCGCCCCGACACCGTGCCGGTTCCACAACCCGCTGCGCCCACTAACCCCGCCGTGGCCGCCCGGATTCTGCTTACCGGCCGCACCCTCGACGCCAAAACCCGGCAGGGGCTAGGTACCGAGGTGAAAGCCATTCGGTTGGGTAATGATTTGGCGTTTAATGCCACCGCTCGCACTGAAAGCACGGGCGGCGCCTTCCAGATGACCCTACCACCCGGCAGCTACCGCCTGCAGGCCACTCGCGCCGGCTACCTCACCGCTACTGATACCGTAACGCTTACCACGGGCTCCCTGAGTCGGGAGCTGTTGTTGGTACCTGCCGCCGTGGGCTCTAGCCTGGAGCTGCCCACGCTCATATTTGCGCAAGGCAAGTACAGCCTGCTGCCTGCTTCCTACACAGAGCTGAACCGCCTGGCCCGTACTCTGCAGGATAACCCCACCGTGAACATTCGCCTGGAAGGCCACACCGATAACCAGGGAAATGCCAAGCTTAATCAGGAGCTCTCCGAGTCGCGTGTGGCGGAGGTAAAGCGCTACCTCGTAACGCGAGGCATTACTGAAAACCGCATTACTACTGTTGGTTACGGCGGCAGTCGCCCCCGCGCCAGCAACGACAAGGAGGAAACCCGCAAGCTTAATCGGCGGGTAGAGTTTACCATAACTAAGTAGCACACTCCGTAGGCCAGAAGTTAGCCGCCATGTTTCTTCTGTCCGTTTTCAGCTCCTGCCTAGGCCTGCCGTGTAGTACTCTTACCTACTGCGCAGCCCCAGGCAGGAGCTGACTCGTTTTAAACAGATGAAGTGAGCTCTGCGTACCTGAAGCTTCATAGTAGTTTGATGTAGAGCTTAGTGAGATGACTCTGCCTGCACTAGCCCTGCATAGCGTCAGCTGCCTTACGCGCCTGGTTTGCGTGTAGCACGCCTGAGCCTGCGCCAGCTAAGCTTGCCTGCATGGGGGTAAGCTGGTCTAGATCTGCTGCCTGACCTTCCCTAACTGCCACTAGTATAGTTGCTATGCAGGCCCTTATTCAGAGCGAAGCCGTTTTGCCTTCCGCTATCGGCATTCAAGTAGTGGGGGAGGTGGCCTACATCATAGACGACTATGATTCTCTCTTGCTATATCAACTCAACGCAGCTTCTCTAGCCGCTGGCGGAACAGGCTTGCCCCTGATGGGTTCTGGGGCTACGCCAGTACGGGAGCAGGGCTTTTGGCTAACGCTGGCTAAAAGCGCGGGGTATATAGTGTACCCAGGATATCATTGAGCGCGTTGTACGGCGCCTTGCGCTAGCACTCCGCCCCTTTCTGGCCCGGTAGGCAGGGCCCGCAGCGCCGGTTACCCTACTGGCGATGGCCACGCCGCCCCGATTGCCGTATAGTCTTGGGTAATAATATTGGTTGTTTTCTTCCGCGATTTATGGACAAGCTTCTGCGCTTAATTGCTTCCCCTGGCGGCCGGGTCGCTCGCATTGCCGTCGGCACCATCCTCATTGGTACAGGCTTGGCGAAGGGGCGCCAAAGCTGGGGCCTGACCGCAGCTGGCTTGCTGCCGCTGGCTATGGGCGCCTTCGACTGGTGCCTGCTCTCTCCACTGGCAGGCCTACCCTTTGAGGGGCAGGAGCTGCGCACGGTGCTCGGGCCCGTACCCAAAACCGCCGGTGTGCATTCCCCGGGCAGCCATAAATAGCTACCCTTTCTCCTGCTGCCCGCAAACTCGGCTGCCCAAGTTACTACACCAAGATAAATGTATGGTTGGGTACCCCCCCTGTGGCTGCCATGCTGGCTCAGGTAGGCCAGCATAACAGCCACAGGGGGGCAGCCGGCTTTCCGGCGTTTAGGGCCCTACCTGGGTAGCACTCCTTGCGAAGTGATGAAGCCAGTTTGGTACATACGTTGCAGCTCCAGAGGCTGGCCCTGCACAAATACAGTATGCTGGTGGCTGTTCCTGGAGTTTTCGGCTTTAATATACCCTTTCAGGCTCAGAGCACTCTTTGTGTAGCTGCCCATCTGGTGCAGCTGGTTCTGGCCATAGGTGCCTTTGAGGTTCTTCTCAAACATTTTTGCTCTGACAGCCGGGGGTAGGTGCTGCGTTCCAAGCCCACCATGCCGCCCACGAAGGCTTTGACGAACACCAACGGGCTGAACCGCCGCCAGTTTTCGCGCAAGCCGAGCTTTTAAGCCACACGGAGATACGCTAGAAAATGGTTACGGGTGCACCAGCGCCCAGCCAGCGGCCTGGCGAATGATCAGCTCGCCGTTACCGGTAGGTACAATAGAGATGTAAGGCAGCATGTCATCCTTGGTCAGCTTATAGGCCTTCATTGAGTTAGCGCACTGCGCCAAGATTACGCCCGCCTGCTGCAGGGCCAACACGTCGGCCTCATAAGGCTGGTCTTTGCGGAACACTACCGTGCCGCCGCTGAACACTACCAGCTCCAGCTCCAGCCGGCCCTGCAGGCGCGGGTCTTCCAGAGCGTTCTTCATGTTGTGTAGGGTTTGGTTAATGAGCTTGGGGTCGCTACTATCGAGTTGATATACTGCCCGGTAGTGGCCTTTAGTAGCTGGCGCGCCAGCGTAGCTAGCGGCTTTGGCAGCAAAGATAGCATTGGGCGGCAAGAGGACGGGCGGCGTGACGGGTGTGGTGGGCCTCGTTGCGGACGTTTGAGCCGTGGCGGTAAGGGCCGCGCCGATGAGTAGCAGCGTGGTAAGTAAGGGGCGAAGAGTTAGCATGGAGGCAAAGAATTATGGGTGGGTAGAAACGGGCCGGCGGCCTTAAAAGTCGTAATTCAGTTGAGCATTTAGCAGGTGCAGGCCTACCTTGTTGACGGCGTAGCGCACCTCCCCGTAGGGGTTGCCCAGGCGGCCTTTGTACACGTAGAGCAACTGTCCGCGCAGCCCTGTGGCCCTGCCCGGGAAGGCATACGTCAGGGAGGCATTCAGTTGGCGATACGAGGGCATACTATACTTGTTCAGGCGGGTGTTTTTTACGTCGGGTAAGTAATAGTGGCCTAGCCGGCTTCGGCCTTTAGACCTGGCACCCGGGCGAAGGTGTACCTCCCCAGCAGGGAGGCGGCGTGCACGCCCCCAAGCCTTCTTCCCGCTCCCGGGACAGAAACGTGTAAAATGGCTCGCGGCCCCACTCGCGGTAGAACAGCCGGAGCCCGGTGCGGGTGATGTGAGTGTAGTTGCCGCTCACGCTCCAGGCCTCGCGCTGGTGGTTCAGGCGAGAGCTTAAGGCGTGGGCCTGGCGGCCGGGGGCACTGTAGGCCGGCTGCGAATTGGTGTTGCCGCCGGTGCCCACCGTGCGCTGGTAGTGGTACTGAGCACCCAACGTGAGCTGGCCCGTGCCCAGGATCCGGCCGGTGGTCAGCTCTGCGAAGCAGTCATTGAACAGGTTGTTGGCATAGTAGCTCTAGGCCTGGGCCATAGTGCGCGGGCTAAGCTGCCGGCTGACGCCCGCAAACCCCAGCCCACAGCTGCGGAGATTGCCCGCGTACTGAGCCCGCTGGCCGGACTCCGTTACGCCCGTCGGGTAGAAGCCCACCGAACCGGCAACGGACGTCCACTCAATGGTAGAGCGCACGGCCAGACCAGTCAGCCAGCCGGCTGAAACGGTGGTGCGGGGCACTTCATTTATTTCCAGCCACAACCCTTCGGCGTAGTTAGGGCTCAAGCGGCCATCCTGGGGGTTGAGCAGCGGGGTAGTGAGCAGCTGCCGGCTCAGAGTAAGGATGGAATGCCGCCAGCGGTAGCACAGAAACAGCTCCTCCGCCCGCCCGGTAAGCCGGCGTCGCGTGGGGTTCGTCACGTCGAACAGGCCCACTTTGTTGCGGCTCACGGCACTTGCCAGTGAGTCCGGCGTCACCAGATCATTGGAAGCCAGGTTGGCCCAGAAAAAGCCGCCTATCCTTACCTGCAGCCCATAGAAGGAAGCCGTTTTAAAACGGGCTCCGGCTCCTAGGCCACTGGCATAGTAATCGGGGTAAGAGCCCTCATTCACGCTACCCATCGTGTAGCTGCGCACCCGCCCGTGCCAGCATCCCCGAGGGAAAGCCTCCGGCAGAGAACGGGCCCGCACCGTATCGGGCGCCACCGGGGTGGGGTATAGCGGCAGCTGCGTGTGCCCCATTATATCCGGGCCGGCGTGCTGCGCCCAGGCCACCACCGACAGCAGGCTAGTCAGTAAGAAGCGCTGGGTACGCGGCACCGCGGGCAAACTAGTTGGCCTTGGCCAGCTGCGGGTGGGCATCTTCGATGGGCTGATACGGCCCGTATTTGTGCTGGCGCGCCGAAAAGGAGTCGGTGTATGGCCCGAAGGGATGGTCCACGGGCTTTTTGCTGATATTAGGCCAGTCCCTGGGCGTGTTCAGGTGCGGCCGAGGCTGGGAGTTGACGAAGGCGGCCACGTCCCAAGCCTGCTCGTCAGTGAGCTGGGGGTGGTCGAAGGTCGTGCCAAAGGGCATGGCGGCCTTCACGTACTTGGCTAGGTTGGTGACCCGGTACAGGCCCGCACCGTCATTGTAGCTATGCCTTCCCCAGAGCGGCGGGTACTGGTACTCGCGCCCGTCGGCCTGCGGCTTGCCTTCTCCGTTGGGGCCGTGGCAGCTTTGGCACTTGGCGGCAAACACCGCCTTGCCCACTATCGGATCAGCAGCCCGCGGCAGGTAGGCCAGCTTCGTGAACCCGGTACCGTACACTTTTTTTCCCTTTGGAATGTCGTGGCCCAGCCAGTTGATGTAGGCCACGATGGCGCACATCTCCCGGCTGCTGTCATCTAGCGCCCGGCCGTTGAGGCTGCGCTCTATACAGTCGTTCACCCGCAGCTGGGTTGTGACCATAGTGCCCGAGCGGGCCCGCAGCTTGGGGTAGGTAGCAGCCACGGCCAAGTAGTTGTTGGCAAAGCCCTTAGTGCCGGCATCGAGGTGGCAGTTCTGGCAGTTCATGCCGTTAGTCAGGTGTGCTACGGAACCCTGCGGCCCCAGATACCGGGCGGTGTGGGCAATCAGGTTACGGCCGTAGCGGATCTGCCAGCCGGCGGCGGTTCGGGGAATGGTCGCCGTGTCCGGGGCCGGGGTAGCCGGCCGGTGGTAGCTGCCGGGTGGGGGTGGCCCCTGGCTGGCTTCATTCGCCACGGATACTGCCGGAGCAGCAGTGTTGGGCCAGTAAAGCTGGATTAGCACAGTGGTCACAACCAGCGCCAGCGCGACTGTAATCAGCAGCAGCACCTGTACCAGCCCCGAGAGGCGCGCAACAATGGGTTCCTCAGAAGGCTCCATGACAGGCGTAGGCTAGAAGATAGGGGAGGACAATAATCAGTTAGCCCTACATGGGCAACCTCTCGCGCAGAGCACTGTAGGTCCAGGTGCCGGCCAGGGCCGCAAGAATCAGCACGGCCGCACCGGATACCCCACTGCCCAGCTGGGCGAACATAGGCCCGGGGCAGGCCCCAGTCAGGGCCCAGCCCAGCCCGAAAATGGTGCCCCCGATCCACGTGCCGTGGTTGTACTTCTTATTAGCCAGCTTTATCTCCTCGCCGTTGATGGTTTTGAGGTGGTTGCGCTTGATGAGCTGAATGGAAATCAGGCCCACTGCAATGGCTGAGCCGATGATGCCATACATATGGAAGCTCTGGAAGCGAAACATCTCCTGAATGCGCCACCAGCTTACCACTTCGCTTTTAGTCAGGACGATGCCAAACAGTACGCCCAGCACCAGGTATTTCAGATTTTTCATGTCAAGTAACAGAAGAAAAGATTAGGAGCGCGTGGCCAGCAGGCGCACGATATTGGCCGGACCCGAGTGGAAGCTGCCCTCGTGCAGGACTACGCCCAGCTCGTGGTTTTCCCGCACCGTGAGCCCCATAAAGTCCTGGGCCAGAATGTCGGGGGTATAGAGTAGTTCGGCCGACTTGGGGCCGCCGGAAGGCAGGCCCAGCTGGCGGGGACTGAAGGCTTCTAGAAATAGTTGCCCCCCGGGCGCCAGGCTTTGGGCCGCCGCTGCATGCACGGCCCAGCGGGCTACGGGCGGCAGGTGGGCGTAAATCAGGCCGATGGCGTCATAGTGCCCGGGCTGCTGCCAGCGCAGGCTGGTCACATCGTCCACCTGGTAGTCCAGGTGCACACCCTGGGCCACGGCCAAGCGCTGGGCTTTGGCGCGGGCCTCGTCGCTGAAGTCCACGGCCGTTACCTGCCAGCCGTGCCGAGCGGCGTACACCGCGTTGCGGCCCTCGCCCTCGGCCAGCAGCAGCAGCCGACCGGGCGGCAGCTTATCCAACTGCTGGCGGAAGTACGTGTTGGGTTCAGTGCCGTAGGCGTACGCCTCGCTTTCGTAACGGGCATCCCAGAACTCGGCGGCCGCGGGGTGGGGGACGGTATGCATGGCAGGATGGTGGAGAGTAAGCCAGTTAAAATAGCAACGGATAGAACACCCAAGTCATCAGCAGACCGCCTACAAAGAAGCCAATCACGGCCACCAGCGACACCCACTGCAGGTTGGAGAGGCCCGAGATGGCGTGTCCTGAGGTGCAGCCCCCGGCGTACCGCGTACCAAAGCCGACGAGGAAGCCCCCCAGCACCAAGAATACCCAACCTTTCCAGTTGGAGAGATTCTCGAGGGCGAACAACTCTTTAGGAAGCAGGCCAGAGAAGTCAGTCAGGTGCATCTGCGCTTTCAGGTCGCGCACTGTTTCCGGAGAAATAGCAATGACATCGGCGTGGCCCAGGAGTTGGTAGCCGATAAAGCCGCCGATGCCGATGCCGAGCACGAAAAATAGGTTCCAGATTTCCGCCCGCCAGTTGTAGGTCAGGAAGGGAATACCGGCGGGCACGCAAGCGGCGCATACGTGGCGCAGCGAGGAGCTGATGCCCAGGGCCTTATTGCCGATGAGCAGCAGAGCGGGGACGGTCAACCCAATCAAGGGACCGGCCACGTACCAGGGCCAGGGCTGGCGAAGTAACTCAAGCATAAAATGGAATCAGAAAGAAATATGGAGCGAAAAGGGTTTCAGCCTGCTAGTAACGGCGGCTGGCTGGAGCTCCTGAAATATGCTGAAAGCATAAGGAGTAGAGACTTTACCGAACCAGTTGTTCGGGCCAGTCCAGCACCCCGCCTAGTAGGTTGGATACATGCTCAAATCCGACCTTGGAGAGCTGGCCGGCGGCAGTGGCTGAGCGTGCCCCGCTGCGACAGTACACGTAGGTAGGTTTGGCTTTATCCAGCGCCGCCACACGCTGCGCGAAGTCGGGGGCAGTAACATCGATGTTGACCGCCCCGGGCAGGTGGCCGCCTGCAAACTCATCGGGGCGGCGCACGTCCAGCAGAACGATACCGGGCTGGCGTAGGGCAGCGGAAAACTCAGCGGGCTTCAAATCCTGATAAGCTTTGGAAGCAGAATTAAAGAGACCAAACATGGTGTAAACAGCGGTTAAAATTGAACCAAAAGTGTAGCCAAGGGCGGCACTCTCCGGCAATATTAGTGAGCGGCCGAAGCCGACTGGAAGGATTTCACGGCTTCGCCCAAATCCAGCACTTCGGTGCCAGGCAGCGTGTCGGCCACGATGCTGGAGCCCGCCGCCGAGCGGTAGCCACCGGCGCAATGCACTACCACCGGCTTATCCGTGTGAATCTCGCTGGCCCGCTCCCGCAGCTCGGGCAGCGGCACGCTAAGGGCACCGGCGAAGATGGGCTCATTGCGGTGCTCGGTAGCCGAGCGAATGTCCACGATAGTGTACTGCTCCGGGTGCTGGCGGAACTGCTCCACATCCAGCTTCGGCATGGTGACCTCAATGGCCGGCGTACCCACCAGCGCACCTTTGATCAAGGCTTCGTATCCGATTTTGGCCGTTTTCTGAATCAGATCCTCTCGTGTGGCCTCGTCGGCCGCAATTAGGTAAAACTGCTCTTCGGGTCCAACAATCGAGCCCAGCCAAGTTTCAAACTTGCCACCCTGTTGGATGTTGATGGCGCCATTCACGTGGCCTTTTTTGAACTCGGCTTCGGGTCGGGTGTCAATGATAATGGTACCGGCTTCCAGGGCAGTGCCTGAAGCCAAACGGTTCACTTGCAGCAAGCTCGGCTTATAGCTGGGGGCGCCAGCTTTATTCAGGGCCACGTCGTAGCCGAAATACTTGGGAACGAAGGGCTGGTCAGCAAGCAGCTCTTTTACGAACTCTTCCTCGCTCAGCTCGCGTAACATTGGGTTGCCGAACTTCTCGTCGGCTATGGTGCTGCTGTTAGCCCCGCTCAGGGCCTTGCCGCAGAGGGATCCCGCGCCGTGGGCGGGGTACACCAACACTGTACCGACCAGGGGCATCAGCTTGTCTCGCAGCGAGTGATACATCTGCCGGGCCAACTCTTCGCGCTTGGCCGTCATGTTGCCGGCCTTCTCACGCAAGTCGGGGCGGCCTACGTCCCCGATAAAGAGCGTATCACCAGTGAATACGGCTTCATCTTTGCCTTCGCGGCTGAGCACAATGCTGATGGAATCGGGCGAGTGGCCGGGGGTGTTCAGGGCCCGGAAGGTGAGCTTGCCCACGGTAAACTCCTGACCTTCATCGAAAGCCTCATGGGCGTAATCGGCCCCCAGCAGCTTACTCACCCGGATGGTGGCGCTGGTAGTCTGGGCAATTTCTAAGTGCGAGGACACGAAGTCGGCGTGGGGGTGGGTCTCGATGACGCTCACGATTGTAGCGTCGTTGGCCTTGGCGTAGTTGTAGTATGGCTGTGGGTCGCGGGCCGGATCGATGAGCACGATTTCACGGGCGCACTCGCTGAGGATGGCATAGGAGAAATGGGCCAGGCCCTTGTCTTCAAACTGTTCGATTTTCATGACCAAAGCGGTTGGGAGGTGGGTGGAAACAAAAAAAATCTCAGGAGAGGTAAACTGGGAAACGAGAATTACTGGGTAAGGATCAGCTGCTTAAGGGGTGAATACCAGTTCGCGTAGCAGGATGAAGGTGCCCATGGCCAGAGTAAACCAGCCGAAAGCGGGCTTAAGCTTGGCGCCTGGGATGAAGCGAGCTAGGTACGTGCCTAGCACAATTCCCACTAGGGCAAAGGCCAGAAAGCCGAGCAGAAAAGTCCAGGCAATGGGAGTGCCGGCGCTTAAATCGCCCGTAAAGCCAATGAGGGAGTTTAGGGCGATAATGGCCAGGGAAGTGCCCACGGCCAGCTTCATGGGCAGGCGGGCGCCCAGCACCAGGGCCGGAATAATCAGGAAGCCCCCACCCGCGCCCACGAAGCCTGTGAGCGTGCCCACAACCAGGCCAATGCCCAGAATCAGTGGGTAGTTGAGGGCATGCTGCTGGTGCAGTTCTTCGTCGAGCACCTCCTCCGCTTGCCTGCTACGGATCATGGAGGTAGCCGCAACAACCATCAGCACCGCGAAGGCCACCAGAACCAGTAGGTCTTTGGTAAAGACAATACTACCGATGGTGAACAGCTCGTGCGGAATGGCGGGCATAA from Hymenobacter taeanensis encodes:
- a CDS encoding response regulator, which encodes MPTSNQIPLLLVDDHPVVVEGLKALLRSEVDLPVAAQANSGDEALQVLAEHPEIRVAVLDLNMPGMTGVELAYTIRQTYPQIRILILSMFHDHASVAEVLEVGCAGYVLKTASKAELSGAIREVAAGRTYFSSEVAATVLQNIQIPASREQMKEARASELTNREREILQLIAREYSNSHIAETLFISERTVETHRKNILTKTNSKSVVGLIQYALRNRLIS
- a CDS encoding RICIN domain-containing protein, whose translation is MSIRSACMTNTLTRLLLPLLAVWLITFSAAGQAAFVPDASAWYGLIPRSSGRSLDIANSSTEAGAAAVQWEFTHSNSQQWRFVPAATGSDFYRIEARHSGKCLTLESPDENAPLVQRPWTGSFYQQWKLIPSGPLGSFMLVSRGNDKCVALAAADKFNGTPIVGQRVLNRASQQWKLFKLRLNVDASKPGFGQPEPLMSLNTPGGNELQPVPTPDGKTLYFVRTRYAGNTEGVAESGDIWVSTAPAANSNWAPATRLDALNTPQHNGVMAVVGASGESLLVRGRYERDGSYRDESASKVARNLQGKNVRPAALIIPNYYSAGPATSFYMTPDEQFLLLSLERGDSQGGNDLYLCRPTGDGIWSEPMSLGNVVNSPGYDFAPWLSADTKTLYFSSYGHAGFGNADIFVSERLDDSWTRWSEPRNVGAPLNGPGFDAYLALSADGKQAFYASAPTPNSPADLFRTAASVARPDTVPVPQPAAPTNPAVAARILLTGRTLDAKTRQGLGTEVKAIRLGNDLAFNATARTESTGGAFQMTLPPGSYRLQATRAGYLTATDTVTLTTGSLSRELLLVPAAVGSSLELPTLIFAQGKYSLLPASYTELNRLARTLQDNPTVNIRLEGHTDNQGNAKLNQELSESRVAEVKRYLVTRGITENRITTVGYGGSRPRASNDKEETRKLNRRVEFTITK
- a CDS encoding YgaP family membrane protein codes for the protein MDKLLRLIASPGGRVARIAVGTILIGTGLAKGRQSWGLTAAGLLPLAMGAFDWCLLSPLAGLPFEGQELRTVLGPVPKTAGVHSPGSHK
- a CDS encoding DsrE family protein, with translation MLTLRPLLTTLLLIGAALTATAQTSATRPTTPVTPPVLLPPNAIFAAKAASYAGAPATKGHYRAVYQLDSSDPKLINQTLHNMKNALEDPRLQGRLELELVVFSGGTVVFRKDQPYEADVLALQQAGVILAQCANSMKAYKLTKDDMLPYISIVPTGNGELIIRQAAGWALVHP
- a CDS encoding c-type cytochrome; the encoded protein is MEPSEEPIVARLSGLVQVLLLITVALALVVTTVLIQLYWPNTAAPAVSVANEASQGPPPPGSYHRPATPAPDTATIPRTAAGWQIRYGRNLIAHTARYLGPQGSVAHLTNGMNCQNCHLDAGTKGFANNYLAVAATYPKLRARSGTMVTTQLRVNDCIERSLNGRALDDSSREMCAIVAYINWLGHDIPKGKKVYGTGFTKLAYLPRAADPIVGKAVFAAKCQSCHGPNGEGKPQADGREYQYPPLWGRHSYNDGAGLYRVTNLAKYVKAAMPFGTTFDHPQLTDEQAWDVAAFVNSQPRPHLNTPRDWPNISKKPVDHPFGPYTDSFSARQHKYGPYQPIEDAHPQLAKAN
- a CDS encoding DUF6691 family protein, which gives rise to MKNLKYLVLGVLFGIVLTKSEVVSWWRIQEMFRFQSFHMYGIIGSAIAVGLISIQLIKRNHLKTINGEEIKLANKKYNHGTWIGGTIFGLGWALTGACPGPMFAQLGSGVSGAAVLILAALAGTWTYSALRERLPM
- a CDS encoding class I SAM-dependent methyltransferase, producing the protein MHTVPHPAAAEFWDARYESEAYAYGTEPNTYFRQQLDKLPPGRLLLLAEGEGRNAVYAARHGWQVTAVDFSDEARAKAQRLAVAQGVHLDYQVDDVTSLRWQQPGHYDAIGLIYAHLPPVARWAVHAAAAQSLAPGGQLFLEAFSPRQLGLPSGGPKSAELLYTPDILAQDFMGLTVRENHELGVVLHEGSFHSGPANIVRLLATRS
- a CDS encoding YeeE/YedE family protein; its protein translation is MLELLRQPWPWYVAGPLIGLTVPALLLIGNKALGISSSLRHVCAACVPAGIPFLTYNWRAEIWNLFFVLGIGIGGFIGYQLLGHADVIAISPETVRDLKAQMHLTDFSGLLPKELFALENLSNWKGWVFLVLGGFLVGFGTRYAGGCTSGHAISGLSNLQWVSLVAVIGFFVGGLLMTWVFYPLLF
- a CDS encoding rhodanese-like domain-containing protein, producing the protein MFGLFNSASKAYQDLKPAEFSAALRQPGIVLLDVRRPDEFAGGHLPGAVNIDVTAPDFAQRVAALDKAKPTYVYCRSGARSATAAGQLSKVGFEHVSNLLGGVLDWPEQLVR